A region of the Bacillus sp. NP247 genome:
TAATTTATCTACTTGCAGTAATTCTAACGCCATTTGTGTAATTTCCATCGCAATCGTTCCGTCACTGCGAACTTGTGCGAAGTCACGTACACGTCGTAATAGACGATTCGCAATACGAGGTGTACCACGGGCACGTCTTGCAATTTCTAATGCAGCTAACGAATCTATTTCAACTTCAAACACTTCTGCTGTACGTTCTACAATCGCAGAAAGCTGATCTACTGTATAGTACTCTAATCGTGAAAGTACACCAAAACGGTCACGAAGTGGTGCTGATAATGCACCTGCACGCGTCGTTGCCCCAACTAGCGTAAATGGAGGTAAGTCTAGACGTACAGAACGTGCTGACGGTCCTTTTCCAATAACGATATCAAGGCAAAAGTCTTCCATCGCTGGGTATAACACTTCTTCAATTGATCTATGCAAACGATGAATTTCATCAATAAATAATACATCTCCAGGCTGAAGTGCTGTTAATACCGCTGCTAAATCTCCTGGTCTTTCAATTGCAGGACCTGACGTTGTTCGAATGTTAACACCCATTTCATTGGCAATAATATTTGCCAACGTCGTTTTACCAAGTCCAGGTGGTCCATATAAAAGTACGTGATCTAACGTTTCTTCACGCATTTTCGCCGCTTCAATAAACACTTCTAAATTATGTTTCGCTTTATCTTGGCCAATATACTGACGGAGCGTCTGTGGCCGTAATGAATACTCTAAATCCGCATCTTCGTATCCAGATTCCCCTGAAAGGAGACGTTCGTCCATTATACTCACCTCTTACCATTTAGTAAAAGACTAAGTGCCTTTTTGATATACTGATCCGTTGTAAGTGATTCTTTTAATAATTCTGGTACAACGCGAGAAACTTCTCTCTCTGCGTAACCAAGTGCTCTTAGTGCTTCAAGCGCCTCATCAAGCTCAGTTGATGAACCTTTCTTCTGATCAAAACTTTCGGCATCTGAGAACAGATCAACAAATGCATCTGGCACGACATCTGCTAGTTTTCCTTTTAAGTCTAAAATCATTTGGCGTGCCGTTTTCTTTCCAACACCTGGGAATTTAACTAAAAACTTCTCATCTTCATGTTCAATAGCTTGAACAACCTGTCCTGTTTGACCAGAAGCTAGAATTGCAAGAGCACCTTTTGGTCCAATGCCAGACACACCTAACAACTTTGTAAATAATAAACGCTCTTCACGTGTCTTAAATCCGTAAAGTGCCATAATATCTTCTCTCACATAATGATATGTATAGACACGAATTTCTTGCTTACTTCTTTGAAATACATACGGATTTGGTGTGAAAATTTGATAACCAATTCCATTATGATCAATTACGACATATTCCGGTCCTACATACTCCACGTAACCTGTAACATATTCAAACAAAATACGATCTCTCCCTCTCAAATCATGTATTCCATTTTAACATATTTAACAATAGAAAAGCGAGAATGCCCCAACAAATGTTCTCCATTTGAAACTTCTGTTATTTTCCATTGACAGAAAGTATAAAGCCCCTTAATATACAAATGTCGATAATGATTATCAATATTAATTAAAGGGGTTACATCAGGATGAAACAAAAGCTATTTATTTTATTTACTATTATGCTAGTTGTTCTTTCTATCGTTGGCTGTTCTTCTCAAAAAGAAGAATCAAAAGCAACAGAACAACCGAAAACGAAAGTTGTAAAACACGCTAAAGGGGAAGCAACAATTCCAGTTAATCCAAAGAGAATTGTTGATTTATCTGGATCAACAGAGGAATTATTAATCCTTGGACATAAACCTGTTGGTACAGCAAACACATATAAAGATAAAATCCAAAATCACTTAACAGACAAACTAGACGGAGTAAAAGCAGTCGGCTGGTACTGGGCGCCTAAAGTTGACCTAGAGGCTGTTACTGCTTTAAAACCAGACTTAATTATTTTAAACAATCGTCAATTGAAAATTTATGATCAACTAGAAAAAGTTGCACCGACAGTTGTTCTAGAAACAAATCTAGAAGACTGGCGCGATAAGTTTAAAGAAGTAGGTAAACTATTTGACGGAGAGAAAAAAGCTGATAAATGGATTGCAGACTACGATAAAAAAGCAGAGTCTTTATCTAAAAAAATTAAAGAAAAAACAAAAGATGAGAACTTTATGTTCGTTGCAGTAACACCACAAAACTTCCGTGTATACGGTAGCTTCGGATATGGTGACATACTCTTTAACGATCTAAAGCTTCCAGCAACAAAAGGTACAGATTTAAAACAAACGATGGCACAAGTATCACTAGAAGGTCTTGTTGCATTCCAGCCTGATCAAATGTTTATTGTAAACTTCGGCGGAGAAGCTGATAAAGTGTACGAAGACTATAAAAACAGTGCCGTTTGGAAAGATAATAAAGCAGTAAAAAACAATCACGTATATGAAGTATCAAATGAATCCTTCAATACGAAAGCATTCAATCCAATCGGAAAAGATATGCTAATTGATGAAATTGCAAAAGAAATTTTAGCTAAAAATAAATAAAAAAAAGCAGCTCACCATGAGCTGCTTTTTTTCTTATTTTGCACTGCGTACTGCTTCATTTTTTCGATTGTCTTCACAAAACCTTCTTTTGATTTTATGCGAATACCACGTTTCAATTTCGCACGCTCATAACTCTCAAGCTTTTTCATATCAATTTGAAAGAAGGAGTGGATCGCGTTATCACTTTTCGGTACCCCTTTGAAAATTTGCAATATCCCTTCCTCTGAAACACCAAAATAACCGCTCGTTTTCAGTAAAGGAGAAATATCATCAACTTTCTTTTGTAATACAATTTGTACATCATCACGATCAACAAGTTGCCATTCTTTATATTGCTGCAAAAACTTTTCTAAATCCGCTACTTTTTCTGTCAGTATTTCCTCACTTACTTCTCCATCAACATACATGCGCTCTAATAAAATTGTAACTTGAGGTTCTTTTTCTACTACTTCTGCCCTCACATCGGATCCATAAGCTAAGCAAAACATCATAACGAAAGCTTGCAATGCAATTAGTATCCATTTCATTTCCGTTCACCTCTTCTAGGCAAAATCATACTTTCATTTGTAGTTTTTCCGGAAATGGGGGTTTTATCCCTAATTCATAGATTGCTCCCATTAAGACTTATAGAGTCCAATTATTTCTACCTATTTCGAAACATATTGATTATGTGAAAGCTTTTTTATATCTTTATTTGATTGTACCGTTGCTATATAAACCCCAATTAATACGATTATCATCCCAACTATTTGTTGCCACGTAACAGCTGCTCCATATAATACGACTGATATACCAGTAGCCACAATAGGAGTTAGAGTTAGATTTAAATACATACTCGCTTTGCTTGCACCTAGCTCTTCTACTCCTTTATTAAACACGATATATCCAATTAACGTTCCACATATGACCATATACAACATTTCTATCCATCCTTGTAAAGAAAGCGTTAAAACCTTTCTCCATCCATCTTCATATAGAGAAAGGCCTGCTAAAAACACAGTACCTAATACCGTCATACTCATTGTAATTAACAAAGGGGATATGCCACGCATAACTTTTTTTCCTGTTAAGCTATATAACACCCCACAAATTAAAGCCGCTATAAATAAAAGATCTCCCTTATTAAATGACAAAGACATAAGTATATTCATTGAACCACTCGTAATAACAACTATTACACCGATAAGGGACAAAATTAAACTTATTCCCACTTTTATACTCCAAGACTCTTTAAAAAATAATATTGCTCCCAATGTTACAAAAACGGGCATTGTAGCAATAATAAGTGAGCCATTCATAGTGGAAGTATAGTTAAGTCCCATAAAGAAAAAAACATTGTAGCCAAAAATACCTGTTAGTGATACAAATAGCAACCCTTTCCAATTCTTTAATAACAAACTTGTATTCCACTCAGATTTCATAAAAACTATGCCTATTAAAATACAACCAGCTAAACCAAAACGAATTGTTGCCGCGGTAATCGGTGGAATTTCAGTAATAACATGCTCTGCTGTTGCAAAAGATCCACCCCAAAACAAAGGAACAAGTAACATAATTACATACATACGGTTTATTCTGTTCATTTTTATTACCCCTTTCATGTAAACAAGTTTAAAAGTTTAAACTTGTTTACATGTTAGTTAAAAAAAATTAATAATTTGACTCTATTGCTTGAAGTAAATCCTTTACCTGTTTTAAAAATTCTCCGGCTATTATAGAATAAAAAATTTCTTTTCCATTTCGATCCGCTACAATTAGTTCTGCTTGTTTTAAAATTTTCAAATGATGTGAAACAGCTGGTCTAGAAATCCCCATTTCATCTGTTATTTGTGTTACATTCATCTGTTTGTTTTCTAATAACAACATAATAATTTGCTGACGATTCGCATCTCCTAGCGCCTGAAATATAGGTGTTACGATCTGAAATTTTTCTAACACCACTTCCGTATTTCTACATTCAAAATTCTTCATATTCTCTTCATCCCAACCTTTTACACCTGAAATACATGTAATATATTACCACCCAATAGTAACCCTTTCACATACACTTGTAAATAACTTTATTTTCTGACTTTAAAGCAATAAAAAAAGAGAAGACCGGATTCTGCAGTGACCCCTGTCAAGTAGACAGTATTTAAAAAGCGCAACTAAGCAACCTGAGTTCTATATTTATATGGACTCAGGTTATTTAATTTCTTTTGAAATCTTTGATGATTATAAAAGTGCATATATTTACGCACGGCAAGTTTGACCTCATTCGCTTTATGGAAGGAGTGTAAATGAAAACACTCTGCCTTAAAGTGACTGAAGAAGTTTTCCATACAAGCATTATCCCAACAGTTGCCTCTTCGAGACATACTTGCCTTCATCTGATATTTTTTAAGTAATTGATTATATTGACGAGATGTATACTGGGACCCTTGATCACTATGTAAAAGGATTCCCTTCACATTTCGTTTTTTCTTTGCCTTTTTCAGTGTATCTAACACAAGTTTCAAGTCGTTTCTACGACTGGTTTCATAGGCAACAATTTCATTATTGTATAAATCCTTAATAGCGGATAAGTACAAGCGCTGTCCATTGAAAATCAAATAGGTAATATCGGTTACCCATTTCTCATTCGGTTTTGAAGCTTGAAACTCCCTATTTAGATGGTTCTCTGAAATCACATAAGCTTCTTTTTTTCCGTAATAAGGTCGTTTTTTCCTAATTACGGCTTTGATACCTAGTTCACGCATCAATCTTTGGATGCGCTTATGATTCAAATAAAGGTTATATGTGGCTTTCAGCCACACTTGTATTCTTCTATATCCATAAATTCCTCTTAATTTTTTATGACACGCCAATATCTTTTTCTTAATTTCGATATCCTCTGATTGTTTTTTTGAAGGCGTCGTATGCCGTTTTATCCATTTGTAGTACCCACTTCTGGTTACACCAGCAATATCGCATAGAATGGTCACTGTATAACCTGTTTTTGTCATTTCATGGATGACTTCGAATTTTTTCGTTTTGGATACGACTTTCATTCCTCCTTTTACATCCCTAAGAGCTTTTTTAACATTTCATTTTCCGCTTCTAATCGTCTGATCTTAGCTTCTGGATCTTCGGGTCTAACCCTTGGTCTACCTAAACCTGGTCCTTTCGCTTTACCGCGTTTTTCTTCTAGTCCTTTGATTCCTTCAGCTTCAAAGTGTTTCACCCAACGACTTACAACCGAGTGATGAATACCTAATTCTTTCGCAATGTTTTTATAACTCATGCCGTCTTTTAAGTATAAATCTATAGCTTGTTTCTTAAATTCTACATCGTAAGTGACTCTAATTTTCCCCATAAAAAATCCCCTCCATAGTAAACAGGGTAATGCGCTTTCTTTTTCCTGTCTACTATAAGGGGATCATATCATTCCTCCATTCTTCTCTTTGCATTTGTATAAAATGAAAGACGCCTGCAAAGCAGGCGTCTTGATGCGTTTACGGCGAGAGACCAGGCGACCACATTCGCGTGTTTAGCACTTAAGCATATCTCTCGACTTACGTAAATTAGCTCATCGCTTTGCTAATATAACATTAATAAGATAAAAGCGCAACATGTTTCTAAACATATTTTTCTTTCTCTTTTCATCCAATCGAAGTATATGTAAATTATAAATGGATAAATGTAATGTATATATTACAATTAGTATAACAGCGAAATCATAATAAACAGGAGATGAATACTTTGAAAAAAATTAAAGATGAACGCCTCATTCTTCAAACGTTAAAAAACATACGTATTGCCTTTCTCTTTCAATCACTTGGGATAATCGGAATTTTAGGCTATATCGGATTTTCTGAAGGAATCGATCAAATTACAAAATCTCCATTATGGTTATTATTTATACTTACAAGTATGTTACTTAGTTATTTACAGTTAAGCGTTTCAATCGATGTAGAAGAAAACGAAAAAGAAATGAAGTTAACTCCTTATTACAAAATCGTCTTACGCTCTCTTATTATTGGAATTATTATGGCTATTATTTATATCATTTTCAGTCCCGAGAGACCGCTGTTTGAGGCTATCCTTACAGGTAGTGTCCTCTTCGTATGCTTTCTAGCTTCTTATTCCATTAGTTATTTCATTAAAAAACGTCGTTTAGCAGATAAAGACGAATAAAGAGGAAGGGCTATCCCTTCCTCTTTGATTTGTTATCGTACTGTACCAGTCAGACCGTAACGAATGTCTCGGAACATATTTGTTATGTCACGATTGAAATCATTTGTAACTGTACCATTACGTAGACGTGTACTCATTGCATCGACACGAGTAAACATGTCATTTCTTACAGAGACGTACACATTTCTGTTTCCAACTTCATTCACAACAGCTTGACGAATTTCGTTTGCCATTGCTGTTTCATCTGTCCCTGTATTACGTGGTTTTACCGCAATCGCTACATCGTTTCCATATACAACTGTAGAAACTCGCTCTACGTTATTCATACGTTTCACACGATTCGTAATTTTTTCTGCAGTTTTACCATCATTGTTAATGTATGAATTGTTCATTGTAATATTACGTGTTGGATGCGGATTAGCAATTTGTCCATTGTAATTTACATCACGATAATAATTAGATCCAGTACCGTTTCGGTAATCATACATGTTTCCATTTCGGTATGTTACATAATCTGTATAACCGTTACGCGTTACATTATCACGATTTGGATGTGTATCATTATAAGATGTACGCTCGTAATTATAATTACGCCCGTCCATCGCAGTTTTCTCTTTAGGTGTACCACATGCAGCTAACGCACTGGTAACTAACAAAGAAGCAGCAATAACTTTTACTTTCGTATTCAATACAAAAACCCCCCTTGTTAGAATGAACTTCTCTTTCGAAAAGCTCCCCCTTATGATGAGTAATAGAGAGGTTTTTTACACTGTTAATATTTCACTAGGAATTTTCTAGCATTTAATGCAAATTCACCATATTCCTGACCATCACGAATACAAAAAAGGCGGGAATAACCCCACCTTTTTTAAACTTCCTCTTCATCCTCTTCTTCTGAAACTGGTTCTCCAAATACATTTGGTGGATCTGGCTGATAATACATCGTTCCTGGCTGCGGTGCATATGCTGGCTGAGTCGGTTGATAATATAAAGGATTGGCGTATTGTGGTCCACCTGGCTGAGGACTATATAACCTACTCTCTCCTCCGCACCCACAATCTTCTTCCCCTTGCACAAGTGGTGGCATATTATTATCCATTGGCATCATATTTGGATTTGGCATAGAAGTATATTGTGGCAGCATTTGATTGTATGGATTTTGTTGCTGATAATGCGGATATGGCGGCATCATTGGCTGTTGATATGGCATTTGATATGGCATCATATTCGGTGGTTGATTGTTATCCATTATTGGCATCATGTTCGGCATTTGATTGTTATCCATTATTGGCATCATGTTCGGCATTTGGTTGTTATCCATTATTGGCATCATGTTTGGCATTTGATTGTTATCCGTTATCGGCATCATATTTGGCATTTGATTGTTATCCATTATCGGCATCATGTTTGGCATTTGATTGTTATCCATTATCGGCATCATGTTCGGCATTTGGTTGTTATCCATTATCGGCATCATGTTCGGCATTTGATTGTTATCCATTATTGGCATCATGTTTGGCATTTGATTGTTATCCGTTATAGGCATCATGTTTGGCATTTGATTGTTATCCATTATCGGCATCATGTTCGGCATTTGATTGTTATCCATTATCGGCATCATGTTCGGCATTTGATTGTTATCCATTATCGGCATTATATTTGGCATTTGATTGTTATCCATTATCGGCATTATATTTGGTATTTGATTGTTATCCATTATCGGCATTATATTTGGTATTTGATTGTTATCCATTATCGGCA
Encoded here:
- a CDS encoding iron-hydroxamate ABC transporter substrate-binding protein, which codes for MKQKLFILFTIMLVVLSIVGCSSQKEESKATEQPKTKVVKHAKGEATIPVNPKRIVDLSGSTEELLILGHKPVGTANTYKDKIQNHLTDKLDGVKAVGWYWAPKVDLEAVTALKPDLIILNNRQLKIYDQLEKVAPTVVLETNLEDWRDKFKEVGKLFDGEKKADKWIADYDKKAESLSKKIKEKTKDENFMFVAVTPQNFRVYGSFGYGDILFNDLKLPATKGTDLKQTMAQVSLEGLVAFQPDQMFIVNFGGEADKVYEDYKNSAVWKDNKAVKNNHVYEVSNESFNTKAFNPIGKDMLIDEIAKEILAKNK
- a CDS encoding branched-chain amino acid ABC transporter substrate-binding protein, whose translation is MKKIKDERLILQTLKNIRIAFLFQSLGIIGILGYIGFSEGIDQITKSPLWLLFILTSMLLSYLQLSVSIDVEENEKEMKLTPYYKIVLRSLIIGIIMAIIYIIFSPERPLFEAILTGSVLFVCFLASYSISYFIKKRRLADKDE
- a CDS encoding DMT family transporter produces the protein MNRINRMYVIMLLVPLFWGGSFATAEHVITEIPPITAATIRFGLAGCILIGIVFMKSEWNTSLLLKNWKGLLFVSLTGIFGYNVFFFMGLNYTSTMNGSLIIATMPVFVTLGAILFFKESWSIKVGISLILSLIGVIVVITSGSMNILMSLSFNKGDLLFIAALICGVLYSLTGKKVMRGISPLLITMSMTVLGTVFLAGLSLYEDGWRKVLTLSLQGWIEMLYMVICGTLIGYIVFNKGVEELGASKASMYLNLTLTPIVATGISVVLYGAAVTWQQIVGMIIVLIGVYIATVQSNKDIKKLSHNQYVSK
- a CDS encoding transposase, whose protein sequence is MGKIRVTYDVEFKKQAIDLYLKDGMSYKNIAKELGIHHSVVSRWVKHFEAEGIKGLEEKRGKAKGPGLGRPRVRPEDPEAKIRRLEAENEMLKKLLGM
- the ruvA gene encoding Holliday junction DNA helicase RuvA, whose amino-acid sequence is MFEYVTGYVEYVGPEYVVIDHNGIGYQIFTPNPYVFQRSKQEIRVYTYHYVREDIMALYGFKTREERLLFTKLLGVSGIGPKGALAILASGQTGQVVQAIEHEDEKFLVKFPGVGKKTARQMILDLKGKLADVVPDAFVDLFSDAESFDQKKGSSTELDEALEALRALGYAEREVSRVVPELLKESLTTDQYIKKALSLLLNGKR
- a CDS encoding BofC C-terminal domain-containing protein — protein: MKWILIALQAFVMMFCLAYGSDVRAEVVEKEPQVTILLERMYVDGEVSEEILTEKVADLEKFLQQYKEWQLVDRDDVQIVLQKKVDDISPLLKTSGYFGVSEEGILQIFKGVPKSDNAIHSFFQIDMKKLESYERAKLKRGIRIKSKEGFVKTIEKMKQYAVQNKKKSSSW
- a CDS encoding helix-turn-helix transcriptional regulator, with the translated sequence MKNFECRNTEVVLEKFQIVTPIFQALGDANRQQIIMLLLENKQMNVTQITDEMGISRPAVSHHLKILKQAELIVADRNGKEIFYSIIAGEFLKQVKDLLQAIESNY
- a CDS encoding YhcN/YlaJ family sporulation lipoprotein encodes the protein MNTKVKVIAASLLVTSALAACGTPKEKTAMDGRNYNYERTSYNDTHPNRDNVTRNGYTDYVTYRNGNMYDYRNGTGSNYYRDVNYNGQIANPHPTRNITMNNSYINNDGKTAEKITNRVKRMNNVERVSTVVYGNDVAIAVKPRNTGTDETAMANEIRQAVVNEVGNRNVYVSVRNDMFTRVDAMSTRLRNGTVTNDFNRDITNMFRDIRYGLTGTVR
- the ruvB gene encoding Holliday junction branch migration DNA helicase RuvB; the encoded protein is MDERLLSGESGYEDADLEYSLRPQTLRQYIGQDKAKHNLEVFIEAAKMREETLDHVLLYGPPGLGKTTLANIIANEMGVNIRTTSGPAIERPGDLAAVLTALQPGDVLFIDEIHRLHRSIEEVLYPAMEDFCLDIVIGKGPSARSVRLDLPPFTLVGATTRAGALSAPLRDRFGVLSRLEYYTVDQLSAIVERTAEVFEVEIDSLAALEIARRARGTPRIANRLLRRVRDFAQVRSDGTIAMEITQMALELLQVDKLGLDHIDHKLLLGIIEKFRGGPVGLETVSATIGEESHTIEDVYEPYLLQIGFLQRTPRGRIVTPLAYEHFGMEMPKV
- a CDS encoding IS3 family transposase — protein: MKVVSKTKKFEVIHEMTKTGYTVTILCDIAGVTRSGYYKWIKRHTTPSKKQSEDIEIKKKILACHKKLRGIYGYRRIQVWLKATYNLYLNHKRIQRLMRELGIKAVIRKKRPYYGKKEAYVISENHLNREFQASKPNEKWVTDITYLIFNGQRLYLSAIKDLYNNEIVAYETSRRNDLKLVLDTLKKAKKKRNVKGILLHSDQGSQYTSRQYNQLLKKYQMKASMSRRGNCWDNACMENFFSHFKAECFHLHSFHKANEVKLAVRKYMHFYNHQRFQKKLNNLSPYKYRTQVA